From the genome of Thalassoglobus sp. JC818:
GAAACGACTGTCTGCAAACCGGAATTCGTGTGCTCGCGAATTCCAACAGGTGACTAGGAGTAACCGACGATGAGGAAAGTCAACACAACACGATGGCTGTTGACATTGACAGCCGCCTGTGGACTTGCGACGAGCGCAAGTGCACAGGAGAACCAATTTGTGCAACGAGCTGATTCAATTCTCGGAGCACAACAAGGAGGACTGGTTCAACAGATCAACCACGAGTGCGCACCGTTGTGCGACGCAGCTCCGTGCGATGGTCTGGGATGCGACAGCGTCTGCGAACCTGGATGTGGTCTCGGCGGGTGTTTTAACCTGTTCGGTGGACTCAACTGCTTTAACTTCTGTGGCGATAGCTGTGATGCGAGCGGCGGCTGCGACGACTGCTCAAGCTGCTACCTGTGGGAAGGTTGCGGTTTCGATCTGGGCACGACCATCTGTGGTGAGTGCTCCCCAATCGATATCGGTGGATGGTTGCAGTCTGGTTACACCAGCCGATCAACTGGCCTGTTCAACACTCGTCCAAACAAATGGGCGACACACCAGGCTTGGTTGTACGCCGAAAAAGTTGCCGACGGCAGCAACGGACTTGACTGGGGTTTCCGCGGAGACTTCATGTACGGTCTGGACGCCAACGACACACAGGCATTCGGTAACGAGCCAGGAAACTGGGACTACGAAAACGGATTCGACCACGGTCAATTCGGCTTCGCCATTCCACAGTTGTACGGGGAAGTTGCATTCGGAGACTGGTCGATCAAAGCTGGTCACTTCTACACCCTCCTCGGGTACGAAGTGGTGACCGCTCCCGATAACTTCTTCTTCTCACACGCCTTCACCATGTACAACAGTGAAGCGTTTACTCACACCGGTGCATTGGCGACATACAACGCTTCCGACAACCTCACCCTTTACGGTGGATGGACACTCGGATGGGATACAGGCTTCAACCAGTTCGATCAGTTCGGCAAAAAGGGAAGCAGCTTCCTGGGCGGATACTCGTTCGGAATTGGCGATAACATCTCGTTCACCCACATCATCACCGCTGGTGACTTCGGATGGATCGGAAACGGATACTCACAGTCTGTCGTCGTCGACGTTGCACTGTCTGACAAGTTGAACTGGGTCATCCAGTCCGACCTGCTGAACTCTGATAATCGTATTACCGACGCTAACGACAACCTCATCGGTTTCGAAGACGGTAACGAAACAATTGGCCTCAACCAGTACCTGATCTACTCCGTCAACGAATGCTTCGGTGTCGGTGGTCGTGCAGAATGGTGGAAGTCAAACGGAGCCAGCGTATACGCCCTGACCGGTGGTGTTAACTACCGACCAACTCCGAACCTCGTCGTTCGTCCTGAGATCCGCTACCAGTGGGATCCGGGCAATGAGAACGCCGAGATCGAGAACTCAGGCAAAGGAATCTTCGGTGTCGATGCCATCCTGACCTTCTAGTCTGGCAAGCGTCATCCTGAGGAATGCAGAAGCCCTCGTCAGCCGTGTCTGGTTGACGAGGTTTTTTTGCGTTGTTTCAATGCTGTCGCGAACTTCTTCAGAAATCGATTGCCCAAAAAGAAAGACCACGAACAAGACTGTTCGTGGTCTTTCAAATTTCAAGATGCCAATCAGAGATGACTCTCTTGCCACTTCTTAAGAACCGTTTTGCAGGAGCTGGTCAATCGCTCATGCGAATTCTGGAAGTGGCGATTCGAAATGCGATTTAGCCTGCTGCTGCAGCGCTGGCTTGCTTTTCGATGGCTTGTTTGACGACTGCAACGATTTCGTCGAAGACCTCTGGGTCATGAATCGCGATTTCGCTGAGCATTTTGCGGTTGAGTTCGACCTGTGCGAGTTTCAGACCGTAGATGAACTGAGAGTATCGAAGTCCACGGGCTGAGACGGCAGCTGTGATACGAGTGATCCACAGAGCGCGGAAATCGCGTTTACGGACACGGCGGTCACGATAAGCATACGCGCGGGACCGCAGAACAGTTTCCTGAACTGTTCGCCAAAGCTTACTCCGACCCCCGAAATTACCGCGGGCTTCCTTAAAAAGACGCTTCTTCTTGCGTCGACGTGCTTTTCCGTAGCTGACTCGCATTTTCGCTCACCTCATTGAACTGCAGTATCTCAATACTGCCTGTACCGAAATCACTTCTCGTTCAACGGATCTGCTGAAACAGGTCCTCTTTGAAGTGATGGTTGAAACAATTTTTGGAAGCCGTACCTGAAAACAGGCTCTCGCGAGGTGATCGATCCAATCGCTGGCATTGCGACTGTTCGGAAATTCGCTGGGTCTGGATCAACAGAGCCCTTCACGTGGCTGCATCGCTTGCTTGCTCGTCGCTGCACAAACTCCATGTCGTGTCAGCTGAGAGAATATCAAGAAGTGAGAATCACCTGAGTGAAGATCGACTCAAATTGAAACTGTTGCAGCGTCTTGAAAGCCAAGGTTGCTGCGGGCACGGCCAATTTGGGAATCAATGAAGACGTGTCGGAACACGTCAATGACAGTATTACAGGCTGGGTCGCACTGCTTCGACAATCATGCGGGCGTTCGCGCCGTCCACAATTCCCCCGTTACGCAGGTGTCGCTTTCGCTTTCCCGATTTCTTACCGAGAATGTGACCGCGATTTGCGCTGCGATGCTTCGCCTTTTTGCCCGACCCGGTTACTTTGAACCGTTTGGCAATCCCTTTGTGTGTCTTCGCTTTAGGCATAATCTCACCGTGACGTTTTCGCAAAAATCGAAACGAAGAGTTTAGATGAAAACATGTTCAGAATTCCAGTCAACTCGAGAACATTTTTCGAGAAGTTTCTGGGGGCTGTCAATTCGAGTGGAGAAGAGCCGGTGATCAAGACGCAAGTCGCGCAGGTGTAAGTTGATACGTTGCCTCGCTTCTCATTCTTGATATCGGGTTGACAGATGGCATCGAGTAAGTTGAGGGGGCGTTCGGAGGGAGTTACAATTCCACCCAACGACGTGGGAAGGGAAAAGATCCTGGACCCGGACGGTCCCGCAGATCTTTCATGTGAAAGAGAGCGTTCGAAACTGAACTTTGTATTGGAGTCAAAAACGTGGCAGTGAAAGTAGGAATTAACGGGTTTGGTCGAATCGGGCGTATCTCTCTTCGTGCGATGATGGCACGCTCTGACGAATTCGAAGTTGTTGGGATCAACGATCTGAGCGATCCCAAGATGTTGGCAATGCTTCTGAAGTACGACAGTGTTCAAGGTCGTTTCCCCGGAACAGTTGACGTCGAAGGCGACACTCTGATCGTCAACGGTCAAAAAGTCAAAGTCATCGCAGAACGAAATCCTGCTGACCTGCCTTGGGGAGAAATGGGCGTTCAGGTTGCTCTGGAGTCAACCGGAATCTTCACTTCCCGTGCAAAAGACGGAAAACCAGGCTACGACAGCCACCTCGAAGCAGGGGCCAAGAAAGTTGTCATCTCCGCACCTGCGAAAGATGCTCCTGACTTCACTTGCGTCATGGGTGTCAACGACAGCCAGATCAATGCTGAGCACAAGACTGTTTCGAACGCCAGCTGTACAACTAACTGTCTTGCACCTGTCGCGATGGTCCTGAATGAAAAATTCGGACTGGAAAAAGGCTTGATGACAACCTGTCACGCCTATACCAATGATCAACGTGTTTCAGATCAGATTCACAGCGACATCCGTCGTGCCCGTGCAGCAGCGATCAACATTATCCCAACTTCGACTGGTGCAGCGAAAGCTGTCGGTCAAGTGTTGCCAGAATTGAACGGCAAGCTGACCGGAATCTCACTGCGAGTTCCAGTTCCGACCGGAAGTGTCACCGATCTCGTGGCTGTTCTTGGAAAAGACACCACTCCGGAAGAAGTCAACGCAGCTGTCAAAGAAGCAGCAGCTGGCCCGTTGAAAGGCATTCTCGAGTACACCGAAGATCCAATTGTCTCTTCGGACGTGATCGGAAATCCTCACAGCAGCATCTTCGATGCAAGCTGGACACAGGTGATTGGTGGAAACCTCGTCAAAATCCTCAGCTGGTACGACAATGAGTTCGGATACTCAAGCCGCACCGCTGACCTCATCGCGAAACTTGCGTCAATGTAAGTTGTCGATGAGATGAGTTTTTGAGCCATCAGCCGTGACGAAAACCTTTAGTCACGGCTGATGGTGTTTTTGAAGATGTGGGAAGATTTGGGATTTCTGCGGTTTTCAAGGCCACACATCCACCAGAAGCGATGTTTTGACAGGCCTCCAGCAGTTCCTCAGAGAGAAATTTGCTTTCAAAGAGAAATTCGAGACGTCGCCCTAATGATCTATCTCGCGAGGGTCAGGGAATTGACGAGCGAAGTCGCTTTTCGCGGGCAGGAAAATCATTGAAAACGCTCGAATCAGTTTGGACCATCCTGTCGGGGCGAGTCAATCGGCAGTTTTTCGAACAAAACGATCCTGAAGCGTACTCGGAATAACACACTGCTCTGGGATTCCCGGAGTTCAGCCATCCGATTCGGTCGCTGGTGCGATTTGACTAGACGATCCGCCAATCGATGTAGAGAATTCCATTGAATCAAACCGTAGCAGGAATTTGCTCTCTATGACGCGCCAATTGAAAACAAAGTTCCCGGTCGTTGCTCCATCAATGTTGAAATGCGATTTCGGGAATCTGGAGAGTGAAATCTCCCGGCTCGAGGATGCCGGAGCGAGACTTTTTCACTTGGACGTCATGGACGGTCATTTCGTTCCCAATTTGTCCTACGGACCGATGGTGATCGAGCGATTTCGAGATCGCACAGAATTGGTTCTCGATGCTCATCTCATGATTTCCGATCCGGAAAAATACCTCGATGAATACCTGAAAGCTGGGTGCGACTGGATCACAGTACATATTGAAGCGGTTCCGGACCCAAGAGAAATCTTGAATCGGATTCGCGAAGCAGGACGACTGGCCGGGATATCGCTCAATCCCAAGACCCCAGTCTCTGCAATTTCGTCGTTGAAGGGGTTGGTCGACATTGTCCTTGTCATGAGTGTCGAACCAGGTTTCGGCGGGCAGTCCTTCATTCCCGCGTCCGTCGAACGTGTCGCAGAAGTGCGAGAAGTTTTTGGAGAGACCGCGATTGTTTCAATCGATGGAGGGATTGGTCCTCAAACCATTCCATTGGTCGCTCCGCACCAAGTCGATGTCTACGTGGCTGGCAGTTCAATTTTTGATCAGTCGAGCTATGCAGATGCGATTCGCGAGATGACTGAGATTGCTCGGTCGTTCTCGCCTTCCACTTAATTAAAGGATGAACATGGCTATCTTCCTGATTCGGCCGGGCGAAACGGACTACGATGTCCAGGATCGGCTTCAGGGTACTTTGAATTTGCCTCTTACTGAACGTGGAATCAGTCAGGTCGACGCGCTGATTGATCAGGTTCAGGTGGCAGGGATTGACCGGATTTACTGCGGACCCAACGAACCAGCATTGTCGACGGCACGACGTATCAGTCGGCAACTTGATATCCCGCTGAAAGTTCTCGATCAGTTGAGCAACGTTGACCTCGGGCTGTGGCAGGGCCTCTGTCTCGAGGAAATTCGTGCGAAGCAGCCTCGTGTCTTCAAGCAGTGGCGAGAAGCACCCGGCTCGGTCTGCCCACCTCAAGGCGAGGCAGGAGAGTATGCTTGCGAGCGAATTCAGGAAGCCCTGCGCAAGCCTGTGAAAAAGGGTGGCGTGATCGCAATCGTTGCATCTGAGCCGCTTGCTTCGCTCATCGAATGTCAAATCCGAGGCGAATCCCCCGACCTCACGGACTCTTTCGGAAAGCAGCGCCCATCTGCATGCTGCCAGAGAATTGATTCTCCAACTGCTGTGAGCCATAACACTTCGGCGAAGTAGGCTCGACAAGCAAGAGCGATTTCCACAAGATATGCACGTCTTGTCATTCGACCGAATAAATCGATCCGCATTCCCTTCGCTCTCAATCCAGTGTTCTCTTCGATCACTTGCTTGATGACGACAGTGAGATGTTCTGCATATGAGTACTGGCCCCGAAATCGCACGCCCAGCGACGCCGTCTATGAATGATGAATCCGCCACCCCTCGCCGAAAACGTGGTGTTCCCGAGGGACTGTGGCTTCGCTGCCCAAAATGTTCTGCGACGATCTTTCGCAAGCAAGTCGAAAAGAATCTGCGCATGTGCCCGGAGTGCTCGCACCACTTCTACGTTCCGGCGCGAGTTCGGATTCAGCAGCTCTTCGACGATGACAGCTTCGAAGAATGGTACACCGAGCTTCGTTCGGTCGATCCACTCAATTTCCACGATCAGAAACCTTACAAATCTCGCCTCGTCGCTGAGCAAAAGAAGACCGGACTCGACGAAGCATGCGTCGTCGGCAAAGGCTACATGCGTGGTCGACCTGTCGTTTTCGGCCTGACAGATTCCGCGTTCATCATGGGCAGCATGGGATCGGTTGTCGGTGAAAAACTGACTCGCGCCACTGAAGAAGCGACTCGTCAGAAGCTTCCCCTGATCATTGTCAGTGGATCAGGCGGAGGCGCGCGAATGCACGAGGGGATTCTCTCTCTCATGCAAATGGGAAAAGTGTCAGCTGCGCTCGGGCGGTTTCATGATGCTGGAGGACTCTACATCTCCGTCTTGACCGATCCGACCATGGGGGGCGTGGCGGCCAGTTTCGCTTCGCTCGGCGATGTTGTGATCGCAGAACCGGAAGCGTTGATCGGCTTTGCTGGACCACGTGTGGTGAAAGCCACAGTCAGTTCGGAGCTTCCTGAAGGCTTTCAGACGAGTGAGTTTCTGCTGAAGCATGGATTTGTCGACACGATTGTTCCGAGATCAGAACTGCGCAGCGAGATCGTTCGAGTTGTGGACTATTGTACTTGAGATGAGCGAGCGAGGAACTTCCCTGTGACTTCTGAGGCGGGGTCATCGATCGCTGAGATTTGTCGTCCGAAGAATCAGATCAAACCATTTCCTATGATGATCGGAATGCTATGAGTTTTCTCAAGCGGCTCTTCAACAAGAAGGAGAAAGTTCACAAGGTCAACGTTCAGAAAGCCTACCAGCTCCACAATCGGGTTGGTCAGGGAAGTATGTCGAAAGTCTGGAAGGCGACCGATCCAGCGAGTCAAAGTCTGGTCGCTGTCAAAGTGTTGGACAAGGCAAAGCTCGCTCGACTCAATCAGCGATTTCAAGGGATGGCCCGACCGACCGAAGGGCAGATCGCGATTCTTCTCAATCATCCCAACATCGTGAAAACGCTTCTTCACGGGATCACGACCGACGACGAAGAATACCTCGTCATGGAATTCATCGAAGGGGTCAGTCTCAGCTACTTGGTGGAGGTGCAGAACGAGCGGATGCGCGAGAACTGTATCTGGTACGCGATTCAGCTCGGCGAAGCGATGAGTTACCTCCATTCGAACGAATGGATTCATCGCGATCTCTGCCCGCGAAACATCATGGTCACTAATGACGAGTTGGTCAAAGTGATCGACTTCGGGTTGATGGTCCCGAATACGCCCGAGTTTCGAAAACCGGGAAATCGAACCGGAACTGCCAACTACATGGCGCCCGAACTCATCACTCGTCAGCCGACAGACGAGCGAATCGATATCTATTCTTATTCGGTGACCTGTTTCGAAATGTTCACCGGCGAGCTACCCTGGCCAGCTGCAGATTCGTTGGAAGCGGTTCTTCAGCACGTGAACCAGCCGCCGAAAGATATTCTGAAACTTCGCCCCGACCTCGACGAACAAATCGCAAACACGATCATGCAGGGGCTCGAGAGGAATCCAGACGACCGCTGGCGCACGATGCGTCGGATGATCAATGAATTCCGGGCTGCGGGCGAACGACTCTATCCAGATGTGTAAGCTCGAGTGATCAAAACATTCGCAAAGAGCTGAAGGCTTACGACCAGTTGTCTTCTGAACGTCCGAGCAGTTTGGCTCCGTTCTTGAAGCAAAGGTGTCGGAACAGCGAGAGCCAGCATCCGTACATCAGGATGTTCGCCAGCACGATGGGCCAGTGTGAGTCAAAGAGATCGTCCAGTTCCGAGATCTCATGAAGGAATGGAACGACTACCGGCGATAGCAAGAGTGTTGTCACAATTCCGTCACGTTGGTCCACACGGAACATCTCGAAAAGTGTGACCAGAACCACGAGCGGAATCACCATCCACGCGACAATAATCGCGAGCGATGAAAAAATGGCCCTCGTCGACGACTTCATCCACAGCCCCATCAACAGGCTCAGCCAAGCGAACATCGGAAGACTGATCACCACCATCAATACGCTGGCAACGAAGTAGGCAGCTGGGGAGCGTTCCGGTCGATCAAAAAAGTTTGACCAGTCAGTCCCGGATTCAGTCACCAAACCGTACCAGGCTTGCATCGCCATCGCTGTCAAAAGCGGAGTGGCGACCACAAACATGAGACGGTACACCCCCTGGAATTTCTGGCTGATCAACTGCTGACTCGTGATGGGAGTTGTCAGGAGCACGTCCAGCGTTTCGTGCGATCGTTCCCCTGCGACGAGCGAAGCCGACCGAACGACCGTCAGCAGGATGGCGATGATCCAGCATAAGAAGACCATCATCGCAATCGCAGGATGCCTGTTCGTGTAGAACGATCCGACAGAGGTCGCGATGGCAATCGCACAGATTGCCACGACCGGAAACTCCAAAGCGATGAAGATTCTCAACAGATAACGAAACGATCCGAGTGATGTCTTCGTCGTTTCTCTCCATGCGACCGGTTGATACACAGGGAGTGAACTACTTTCCCGGACCAGCACGATTCCTTGCGTAATTCGGTTCTGATTTGCTTTCTGAAAGAGTCGATCAAGCGATTGAAAG
Proteins encoded in this window:
- the rpmI gene encoding 50S ribosomal protein L35 produces the protein MPKAKTHKGIAKRFKVTGSGKKAKHRSANRGHILGKKSGKRKRHLRNGGIVDGANARMIVEAVRPSL
- a CDS encoding outer membrane beta-barrel protein; translated protein: MRKVNTTRWLLTLTAACGLATSASAQENQFVQRADSILGAQQGGLVQQINHECAPLCDAAPCDGLGCDSVCEPGCGLGGCFNLFGGLNCFNFCGDSCDASGGCDDCSSCYLWEGCGFDLGTTICGECSPIDIGGWLQSGYTSRSTGLFNTRPNKWATHQAWLYAEKVADGSNGLDWGFRGDFMYGLDANDTQAFGNEPGNWDYENGFDHGQFGFAIPQLYGEVAFGDWSIKAGHFYTLLGYEVVTAPDNFFFSHAFTMYNSEAFTHTGALATYNASDNLTLYGGWTLGWDTGFNQFDQFGKKGSSFLGGYSFGIGDNISFTHIITAGDFGWIGNGYSQSVVVDVALSDKLNWVIQSDLLNSDNRITDANDNLIGFEDGNETIGLNQYLIYSVNECFGVGGRAEWWKSNGASVYALTGGVNYRPTPNLVVRPEIRYQWDPGNENAEIENSGKGIFGVDAILTF
- the accD gene encoding acetyl-CoA carboxylase, carboxyltransferase subunit beta, with amino-acid sequence MNDESATPRRKRGVPEGLWLRCPKCSATIFRKQVEKNLRMCPECSHHFYVPARVRIQQLFDDDSFEEWYTELRSVDPLNFHDQKPYKSRLVAEQKKTGLDEACVVGKGYMRGRPVVFGLTDSAFIMGSMGSVVGEKLTRATEEATRQKLPLIIVSGSGGGARMHEGILSLMQMGKVSAALGRFHDAGGLYISVLTDPTMGGVAASFASLGDVVIAEPEALIGFAGPRVVKATVSSELPEGFQTSEFLLKHGFVDTIVPRSELRSEIVRVVDYCT
- a CDS encoding serine/threonine-protein kinase, whose product is MSFLKRLFNKKEKVHKVNVQKAYQLHNRVGQGSMSKVWKATDPASQSLVAVKVLDKAKLARLNQRFQGMARPTEGQIAILLNHPNIVKTLLHGITTDDEEYLVMEFIEGVSLSYLVEVQNERMRENCIWYAIQLGEAMSYLHSNEWIHRDLCPRNIMVTNDELVKVIDFGLMVPNTPEFRKPGNRTGTANYMAPELITRQPTDERIDIYSYSVTCFEMFTGELPWPAADSLEAVLQHVNQPPKDILKLRPDLDEQIANTIMQGLERNPDDRWRTMRRMINEFRAAGERLYPDV
- the rpe gene encoding ribulose-phosphate 3-epimerase; this translates as MTRQLKTKFPVVAPSMLKCDFGNLESEISRLEDAGARLFHLDVMDGHFVPNLSYGPMVIERFRDRTELVLDAHLMISDPEKYLDEYLKAGCDWITVHIEAVPDPREILNRIREAGRLAGISLNPKTPVSAISSLKGLVDIVLVMSVEPGFGGQSFIPASVERVAEVREVFGETAIVSIDGGIGPQTIPLVAPHQVDVYVAGSSIFDQSSYADAIREMTEIARSFSPST
- the rplT gene encoding 50S ribosomal protein L20, with amino-acid sequence MRVSYGKARRRKKKRLFKEARGNFGGRSKLWRTVQETVLRSRAYAYRDRRVRKRDFRALWITRITAAVSARGLRYSQFIYGLKLAQVELNRKMLSEIAIHDPEVFDEIVAVVKQAIEKQASAAAAG
- a CDS encoding histidine phosphatase family protein, producing MAIFLIRPGETDYDVQDRLQGTLNLPLTERGISQVDALIDQVQVAGIDRIYCGPNEPALSTARRISRQLDIPLKVLDQLSNVDLGLWQGLCLEEIRAKQPRVFKQWREAPGSVCPPQGEAGEYACERIQEALRKPVKKGGVIAIVASEPLASLIECQIRGESPDLTDSFGKQRPSACCQRIDSPTAVSHNTSAK
- the gap gene encoding type I glyceraldehyde-3-phosphate dehydrogenase, translating into MAVKVGINGFGRIGRISLRAMMARSDEFEVVGINDLSDPKMLAMLLKYDSVQGRFPGTVDVEGDTLIVNGQKVKVIAERNPADLPWGEMGVQVALESTGIFTSRAKDGKPGYDSHLEAGAKKVVISAPAKDAPDFTCVMGVNDSQINAEHKTVSNASCTTNCLAPVAMVLNEKFGLEKGLMTTCHAYTNDQRVSDQIHSDIRRARAAAINIIPTSTGAAKAVGQVLPELNGKLTGISLRVPVPTGSVTDLVAVLGKDTTPEEVNAAVKEAAAGPLKGILEYTEDPIVSSDVIGNPHSSIFDASWTQVIGGNLVKILSWYDNEFGYSSRTADLIAKLASM